From the genome of Pseudomonas sp. FP453:
ATTGCGACAAACACCCAAGGTTCCAGCGCCAAAGTTTGAGCCCCGCCCCCCATGCGCCGCAAGGCCGGCGTGACCTTTTTCATTTGGCGCACTGGCCAGGCCTTGCGTATCATGACCCGGCTGCACGGATGCTTGCCGCAAGCCAAGGGACCGCTTTGCCCCCATTTTTTCTGGAGGGCCCATGAGCCTGCACGAACTGAACACTTTCCCGGGCGTTACCGCCCAACCGGACACCGCCACCTCGAACTTCGTGTTCAACCACACCATGTTGCGGGTCAAGGACATCACCAAGTCGCTGGACTTCTACACCCGCGTGCTGGGTTTCTCCCTGGTTGAAAAGCGCGATTTCCCGGAAGCGGAATTCAGCCTGTACTTCCTGGCACTGGTGGACAAGTCCCAGATCCCGGCCGATGCGGCCGAGCGCACGTGGATGAAGTCGATCCCCGGCATCCTGGAACTGACCCACAACCACGGCACCGAAAACGACGCCAGCTTTGCCTACCACAACGGCAACACCGACCCGCGTGGTTTTGGCCATATCTGCATTTCCGTGCCGGACATCGTTGCCGCTTGCGAGCGTTTCGAAGCCCTGGGCTGTGATTTCCAGAAACGCCTGAGCGATGGCCGCATGAAGAGCCTGGCGTTTATCAAGGACCCGGATGCGTACTGGGTCGAGATCATCCAGCCAGCGCCCATGTAAGTAGGTGGCGTGACGCTGAGCGTCACTGGATGCATTCCCACGCAGAGCGTAGGAACGAGCAGGAATAAAAAAACCCCATGATCACTCATGGGGTTTTTCATTTCAGCGGGGCAACTTACGAGGTGCGGATCAAGTGATCAAAGGCACTCAGGGAAGCCTTGGCGCCCTCGCCCACTGCAATCACGATCTGCTTGTACGGCACCGTGGTGACGTCACCGGCGGCGAATACGCCGGGCAGTGAAGTCTCGCCACGGGCATCGACGATGATCTCGCCGCGAGGCGACAGCTCGACGGTACCTTTGAGCCAGTCAGTGTTTGGCAACAGGCCGATCTGCACGAAGATGCCTTCCAGATCGACAGTCTTGAACTCACCGCTGTCGCGATCCTTGTACGCCAGGCCGGTGACTTTCTGGCCATCACCTTTGACTTCGCTGGTCAGCGCGCTGGTGATCACGTCAACGTTCGGCAGGCTGAACAGCTTGCGCTGCAACACCGCATCGGCACGCAGCTTGCTGTCAAACTCCAGCAAGGTGACATGGCTGACAA
Proteins encoded in this window:
- the gloA gene encoding lactoylglutathione lyase — translated: MSLHELNTFPGVTAQPDTATSNFVFNHTMLRVKDITKSLDFYTRVLGFSLVEKRDFPEAEFSLYFLALVDKSQIPADAAERTWMKSIPGILELTHNHGTENDASFAYHNGNTDPRGFGHICISVPDIVAACERFEALGCDFQKRLSDGRMKSLAFIKDPDAYWVEIIQPAPM